The Prunus dulcis chromosome 3, ALMONDv2, whole genome shotgun sequence genome segment CATAAACATCATGTGTCTGTGGGTGTGACTTATCTCCAACTAAGAACCTATGAACCATCTTATCTACCTCCACAAAGCTGCAGCCAGGTGGTTTTTTCAGTCCCTTACTTCTCACCATGGCTCTCACTCTTTCCACATCATCCCACCGCTTCTCAGAAGCATAAATATTGGAAAGGCAAATGTAGCTCCCCACTCCTTTTGGATGCATTTCAAAAACCTTTTGCGCTGAAACCTCCGCCAGCTTGACATTTTTGTGTAGCCTGCAAGCAGAAAGAAATGCAGCCCATATATCACTGCTAGGTTTTACTTCCATGGTCTTAATGAGCTCATATGCTTCATCCACATGCCCTGCTCTTCCCAGAAGATCCACCAGACATGAATAGTGAGCAAGCCCAGGCTTCACATTGTATTCTATGGTCATTCTGTTGAAAATATGTTTCCCCTCGTTGACTAGGCCTGCATGGCTACATGCTGACAAAACCGAAGTAAGAACCCCCTCATCTGGAGTAAAATTGTTTGCTACCAGTTCATGATAGCAGGAGATAGCCTCTTCTCCCCTCCCATGAGCCCCATATCCTGAAATCATAGCACTCCAAGCAACCAAGTTTTTTCTGGGaatttcatcaaaaacacGACGTGAACAAGACAAACTTCCACATTTAGAATACATGTCTATAAGGGCAGTTCCCACAATGATATTTGCACCAAAGCCTTTCTTGACGAGGCATGAATGAACAGACATGCCAAATTGCAAGGCATTGATCTGGTCACAAGCTCCCAGTATAGTTATAATAGTTACCTCATCAACCTCTGCACCTTCCATAATCATTCGACAGAAAAGTCTTAAGCTTTCAAAAGCATCTCCATTCTGCTCATAGCCTCTAATCATAGAGTTCCATGACACGGTATCTTTCAATTTCACCCCATCAAATAATCGCCTTGAATAAGCCAGAGACTTGCAATTACAATACATCTCAATAAGAGAATTTGTCAAAAACTCATTATGTATTTCAACACTCTTTCGAACCACATATGCATGAATTTCTTTCCCCAGCTTCAAGGCCAACAACTCAGCACAAGCAGAGAGGATTCCAAGCAATGTTGTGCCATCTGCTTTTAATCCAGCCTTTCCCATTTCCTCAAAAACTTCTAAAGCCTTTCTCGGATTATTATTCTTCACATAACCCGAAATCATTGTGTTCCAAGAAATTAAATCTCTCTCAAGCATTCTATCAAACAGCATCCTCGCCAATCCCATATCCCCAAATTTCGAGTACATTGCAAGAAGAGCATTAGCCACATAAATATCTGACTCCAACCCGCTAACCACAACCTCACTATGAACTCTCCTCCCAGTTTCCCCAAGCAACAGATCACCGCACGCCTTAAGAACAAAAGGGTACGTAAAATTGTCTGCCTTTTGTCCAAAACTAAGCATTTCACGGTACAAAACAAGAGCCTTTAATGAGCATTCATTACAAGCATATCCCCTAATCATGAAATTCCACAAGAACGAATTTTTCAACAGAATACCATCAAAAATCATCTGGGCTTGGGCCATCCTTCCGCAGTTTGCGTAAAAAGCAGCGAGCTTCGTACTTAGATATGTATTGTTTAGGAGATTGCCAGAAGTGACCATGAGGGCATGGAGTTTCTGGCCTTTTGGGAAAGATTTGGTGTTGGTGAGCGATTGCAAGATCTTCCCACATTGTAGGGAAGTGAGTGGCGGGCTGAGAGGTTGTTCCTTGAAATGGACAGTGGTGGTGCAGAGAGATTTCTTGAGGAGTTTGAGATTGCTATTGCCGCCATTCATGACAAATGAATTTGGAAAAcgtaaaataaagaattttaaaaaaaaaaccttcagAAGCAATCGAATACTACGGCAGTGTGGGTGTAGTAGAAGTAGAAGAGTAGAAGGTGGCGGGCATTTtagttttgttaaaaacaagTTTTGAGGTTTTTGAGCTTCTATCTCTTGAATTGAATCTGCAGTAACAAaatttgtgaagaaaaaaaaaggaaataatctGGAGATGCGGGGTATCGATCCCCGTACCTCTCGCATGCTAAGCGAGCGCTCTACCATCTGAGCTACATCCCCTTCTGATTTTTTAATGCACCTATTTcttatataaatacaaaacCACTTGTCAGCAATTGTAAGAGGCGCATCAATTTTTTGATGAATGTTATGTTACCGTATTTACATCATATTGTTTAGTTGGTTTGTTTCTGTGTGGGCTAACCATGCAGGtgtgaaattttgtttttttattcctCATCGAGTAACTATAGTTTAGTATTGTAATATGGTTACGTTGTATAATTCATTTACGTATTGTAATATAAGTTgatatttattgattttatattttaaaaaagaaaaatcttaacTATGTCGTCCACctatattataacacattAACGCGTTATATCACGTAATCATACTCCAATACTATACAATAATTTCTCTCAATGTAGCCTCTTCCTCCCTCATCCCTTCTACTCTTCTTGAGTTTCAAGGCTCAACCCAACCCATTTTGAAGTCATGTGTCCTTGCTTGCTATTAATAGgatagaattttctttttggacagaaaaaaaaaaaaaaattaaggtggGAAAGAAC includes the following:
- the LOC117622040 gene encoding putative pentatricopeptide repeat-containing protein At3g11460, mitochondrial, which encodes MNGGNSNLKLLKKSLCTTTVHFKEQPLSPPLTSLQCGKILQSLTNTKSFPKGQKLHALMVTSGNLLNNTYLSTKLAAFYANCGRMAQAQMIFDGILLKNSFLWNFMIRGYACNECSLKALVLYREMLSFGQKADNFTYPFVLKACGDLLLGETGRRVHSEVVVSGLESDIYVANALLAMYSKFGDMGLARMLFDRMLERDLISWNTMISGYVKNNNPRKALEVFEEMGKAGLKADGTTLLGILSACAELLALKLGKEIHAYVVRKSVEIHNEFLTNSLIEMYCNCKSLAYSRRLFDGVKLKDTVSWNSMIRGYEQNGDAFESLRLFCRMIMEGAEVDEVTIITILGACDQINALQFGMSVHSCLVKKGFGANIIVGTALIDMYSKCGSLSCSRRVFDEIPRKNLVAWSAMISGYGAHGRGEEAISCYHELVANNFTPDEGVLTSVLSACSHAGLVNEGKHIFNRMTIEYNVKPGLAHYSCLVDLLGRAGHVDEAYELIKTMEVKPSSDIWAAFLSACRLHKNVKLAEVSAQKVFEMHPKGVGSYICLSNIYASEKRWDDVERVRAMVRSKGLKKPPGCSFVEVDKMVHRFLVGDKSHPQTHDVYAKLKELNLRLTEAGYKPDTTSVFYDVEEEVKEKMLWDHSERLAIAFALINTGPGTTIRITKNLRVCDDCHTVTKMISELMNREIIMRDIHRFHHFRHGFCSCGDYW